Genomic window (Spirosoma sp. KCTC 42546):
GGCAAAGAGTTTGTCCTTTACGTGGTTGAGTTCGCCAAGCTCATGGTTTTTCTGTTGTAACTGTTTGTATTGTTGTTGTACAACCTCCTGAATAGTACCGGCTATTTTCTTAACGGTGTAGGTAACATAAGTAAGTACAATAAAGACGCCTATACCAGAGTTGAATTGTCCAATTTCAAAAGGAAGATTTAACTGCCTAAATACGAGTAGTCTGGCTGTTGCATAACTAATTGCCATTAAAATTGAGACAATCACCGATATTTTACCTTCCAATAAAAGTATTGAAAAGAGAGCAATCATGATAAAATACATCTCAATGTGTACATCTACGTGGGCCAGCAGTCTGGTATAAAGACCCCAGACTGCTGCGACGTACATCGTACTGATCCAATACCATGAAGCAAGCTTTAATTTATATCGATAGGTTAACCATAGAGTTGGGAATACATATAAAGAAATGGTTACCAGATTGTTAAGTGCTCGGTCATAGTTTTTGAAAACAAGGTTGATGGCTATCAGAAGTGCCAACAGCGGTATACCAAACCAACCAATATTAACTAACGTTACAAATCTGACCTGATCAAACGTAGGAAGTTCATCAAGGCGCTCTTTCGGATAAAGTCTTGCCCAAAGACGAGTTGCCCAGTTCATAGCACGGTTAATTATTGGTAACTACGACACCTGCTTGTTGCATAAACTGGAGTACAGCCGGGCGGTATGTGGTGCCAATTGGGAACTTTTTCGTTGACACTTGCACATGGTTGGCTTCCAAATTGCTAAGATGCTGGACATTAATAATGAAGGACTTATGTATTCTAACAAAGCGGTCGCTGGGTAATTCGTTTTCCAGCGTTTTTAAACGCTGATTCAATACTACGGGACCATTCTGCGTATATACTTTTATGTATGTACCGTAGGCTTCAGCGTATAAGATATCATCGAGTACAAATCGATTCAATTTCCGGCCCGATTTAAAGAACATGTGCTTTTTTTCTTCGACGACTGGAGCTGGCTCTACCACCTTCGTAACAACGGGTTGGGGCTGGAGAGCTAATGCCCGACGAATACCCCGTAAAAAACGGAGGTAATCAAATGGTTTAACCAGAAAATCGGCAACTGAATCCAGGTCGTAACAGGATATGGCTGGCTCAACGTGAGCACTTATCATAATAACAGGAGGTAGATTGATCAGACCCTGAAGGAGTTCGACTCCGGTCATACCCGGCAGATTATAATCTAAAAGCAGGAGATCGACGCTGGTATTATTCAGTAGTGAAAAGGCCTCCATGGCCGTGGAACAAACTAACGGTGGCTCAAAAAGAGTTGTCTG
Coding sequences:
- a CDS encoding sensor histidine kinase KdpD, which produces MNWATRLWARLYPKERLDELPTFDQVRFVTLVNIGWFGIPLLALLIAINLVFKNYDRALNNLVTISLYVFPTLWLTYRYKLKLASWYWISTMYVAAVWGLYTRLLAHVDVHIEMYFIMIALFSILLLEGKISVIVSILMAISYATARLLVFRQLNLPFEIGQFNSGIGVFIVLTYVTYTVKKIAGTIQEVVQQQYKQLQQKNHELGELNHVKDKLFAIIGHDLRSPIVSLKIQLMNVQKGYATAQQYEKASAQLQQTVDGVFVTLDNLLNWALLQRGGIRVHPTHFDLSEIGESILQLYSAELPGKQLTVTTHYETAPVAADEHQVTIIARNLLHNAIKFTPKGGHIQLSTRQQNGRSQFIIQDSGIGMTAAEQLEQTTSIGATSYGTAGEKGTGLGLEISREFVRLNKGQLLIDSIPGQGTTVTVEF
- a CDS encoding LytTR family DNA-binding domain-containing protein, encoding MYSCLIVEDDSAFVDQLRAYLAQTTLFEPPLVCSTAMEAFSLLNNTSVDLLLLDYNLPGMTGVELLQGLINLPPVIMISAHVEPAISCYDLDSVADFLVKPFDYLRFLRGIRRALALQPQPVVTKVVEPAPVVEEKKHMFFKSGRKLNRFVLDDILYAEAYGTYIKVYTQNGPVVLNQRLKTLENELPSDRFVRIHKSFIINVQHLSNLEANHVQVSTKKFPIGTTYRPAVLQFMQQAGVVVTNN